In one Desulfallas thermosapovorans DSM 6562 genomic region, the following are encoded:
- a CDS encoding sulfite exporter TauE/SafE family protein gives MRRVYEGMMQASRSYARWEIANSNAILRDRKRVFLLFVMLLPVIIPAIAHAASGTGLPEIIGGKSAYGPSYYNPTIFYGSILVGLAAGLITGCVGAGGGFIITPALMTMGVKGIMAVGTDQFHIFAKSIMGTVVHKKLGNVHVGLAIAFLCGSLLGVTAGGMLNRALFTMNPALSGFVINTVYVIMLGFLAIYALSDFFRSRKSGNSSNAHGHGGGSTDLTSIARKMQSAKIPPMITFDQDIYPGGRKISGVFVAICGSIVGFMAAIMGVGGGFLTFPMFVYGLGVSSFTTVGTDILQIIFTAGFGAITQYAIYGYVFYTLAMGMLVGSLLGIQVGAMTTKVVSGATINGFYAITILAGFVNRLFDMPKNLQQMGYISISSGTVSLISQIGAVVFFAIVGIFAAWVIGVFIKSVPRLREEAALASGGKGE, from the coding sequence ATGAGGAGAGTCTACGAGGGCATGATGCAGGCCTCAAGGTCATATGCCCGGTGGGAGATAGCAAACTCCAACGCCATATTAAGAGATCGCAAAAGAGTATTCCTTTTATTCGTTATGCTTTTGCCTGTAATTATCCCGGCCATTGCCCACGCCGCAAGCGGCACCGGATTACCGGAGATAATCGGAGGTAAATCAGCTTACGGTCCTTCATATTATAACCCGACCATCTTTTACGGCTCCATATTGGTGGGTCTTGCCGCAGGTCTAATCACAGGGTGTGTAGGCGCCGGCGGCGGATTTATCATCACCCCCGCCCTGATGACCATGGGTGTTAAAGGGATTATGGCCGTAGGTACCGACCAATTCCATATTTTTGCCAAATCCATTATGGGCACTGTGGTGCACAAAAAACTTGGCAACGTCCATGTTGGTTTGGCCATAGCATTCTTATGCGGTTCACTGCTGGGAGTTACCGCAGGCGGCATGCTGAACAGGGCGCTTTTTACCATGAACCCTGCATTAAGTGGTTTTGTAATAAATACCGTATATGTTATTATGCTTGGCTTCTTAGCCATTTATGCATTAAGCGACTTCTTCAGATCCAGAAAATCCGGAAATTCCAGCAATGCCCACGGTCACGGCGGAGGATCTACCGATCTTACCAGTATAGCAAGAAAAATGCAATCAGCCAAGATTCCGCCCATGATAACCTTTGACCAGGATATCTATCCCGGCGGCAGGAAAATTTCCGGCGTATTCGTGGCTATTTGCGGATCCATCGTCGGCTTCATGGCCGCGATCATGGGTGTAGGCGGCGGTTTTTTAACCTTCCCCATGTTCGTATATGGCCTCGGCGTATCATCCTTTACCACTGTAGGCACTGATATTTTGCAAATTATCTTTACCGCCGGTTTTGGTGCCATTACCCAGTATGCAATTTACGGTTATGTGTTCTACACCCTGGCCATGGGCATGCTGGTGGGTTCCCTGCTGGGCATTCAAGTGGGGGCCATGACCACCAAGGTTGTATCCGGTGCCACTATTAACGGTTTTTACGCCATCACCATCCTGGCGGGCTTTGTAAACAGGCTGTTTGATATGCCCAAAAACCTCCAGCAAATGGGCTATATTTCAATAAGCTCTGGAACAGTTAGCCTTATTTCACAGATTGGCGCAGTTGTCTTCTTTGCCATTGTCGGAATTTTTGCCGCCTGGGTCATAGGGGTATTTATCAAGAGCGTACCCAGATTGCGGGAAGAAGCAGCACTGGCCTCCGGCGGAAAGGGGGAATGA
- a CDS encoding class I adenylate-forming enzyme family protein, with product MNLPTRLAEIARVSPGQEAIVFKNQRLTYTQLDTRVSQLASGLKQLGIKTGDRVLLAMRNCPEYVIAYYAIMRMKGIVVPVNPHYTINEMGVIIKDCQPAAVITCPEKQELFEKISRTIKIPAGIIVNSCDPEKEDIFTYEQINKKGTAAFQEVKYSHEDVAEIMYTAGQAGKPKGAMLTSYNLYSNALTFAQVCSLSPADRALLTAPVYHAAAQTCVMNGTIVSGGTLVIQEGWRGAEEVLKEIAEEKITFFFGTPTMYSLLLKYPELDKCNVKSLRIALCGGASLPPGLYESMISKLGISLVEGYGLTETSPVVTINFIGESGKRGSVGKPIPGVEVKIFDYEDREVPKGQVGEIVVRGPNVMKGYLNLEEETRWLMRNDWFHTGDLAYEDNDGYIYIVDRKKDLIIRGGLNINPREIEEVLYDHPGIFEVAVVGVPDAVMGEEILAYIMPREGHEMTEAELKTFCKDKMAKYKIPRYFRFVDNLPKTSSGKLMRKELQSWMAKQKPPV from the coding sequence ATGAACCTGCCTACAAGGCTTGCAGAAATAGCAAGGGTTTCCCCGGGTCAGGAAGCCATTGTTTTTAAGAACCAAAGATTGACCTACACTCAATTGGATACCCGGGTCAGCCAGTTGGCCAGTGGCTTAAAGCAACTGGGCATTAAAACGGGTGACCGGGTACTGTTAGCCATGCGTAATTGCCCGGAATACGTCATTGCTTATTACGCCATAATGCGCATGAAGGGTATCGTGGTGCCAGTCAACCCTCATTATACCATTAATGAAATGGGTGTAATTATTAAGGACTGCCAGCCGGCCGCCGTAATAACCTGCCCGGAAAAACAGGAATTATTTGAAAAAATAAGCCGGACAATAAAAATCCCGGCCGGAATAATTGTTAACAGCTGCGACCCTGAAAAAGAGGACATCTTCACTTATGAACAAATTAATAAAAAGGGAACTGCTGCTTTTCAAGAAGTAAAATACAGCCATGAAGATGTGGCTGAAATCATGTATACCGCCGGCCAGGCCGGAAAACCCAAAGGGGCAATGCTGACCAGCTATAATCTTTATAGCAATGCACTGACATTCGCCCAGGTTTGTTCCTTAAGCCCGGCAGATCGCGCCCTGCTGACGGCACCTGTCTACCATGCGGCTGCCCAGACCTGCGTAATGAATGGTACAATTGTTTCAGGTGGCACCCTTGTTATACAGGAGGGCTGGAGAGGTGCAGAGGAAGTTTTGAAGGAAATAGCTGAGGAAAAGATCACCTTTTTCTTTGGCACGCCCACAATGTACAGCCTGCTTTTGAAGTACCCGGAACTCGACAAATGCAATGTTAAATCATTGCGCATAGCCCTTTGCGGTGGTGCCAGTCTACCGCCGGGACTTTATGAATCAATGATTTCAAAGTTAGGCATATCACTTGTCGAAGGCTATGGTTTAACTGAAACATCTCCGGTGGTAACTATTAACTTTATTGGCGAGTCCGGCAAAAGGGGATCTGTGGGCAAACCCATTCCTGGTGTGGAAGTCAAGATATTTGATTACGAAGACCGCGAAGTACCAAAAGGCCAGGTAGGTGAAATTGTTGTCCGCGGTCCCAACGTAATGAAAGGGTATTTAAACCTGGAAGAGGAAACGCGATGGCTTATGCGTAACGACTGGTTTCACACCGGCGACTTGGCCTATGAGGACAATGACGGCTACATTTATATAGTAGATCGCAAAAAGGACCTTATTATCCGCGGCGGGTTAAATATTAATCCCCGTGAAATTGAAGAAGTGCTTTACGACCACCCGGGCATATTTGAAGTTGCCGTGGTGGGCGTCCCGGACGCGGTAATGGGCGAGGAGATATTAGCCTATATCATGCCCAGGGAAGGACACGAAATGACCGAAGCGGAACTGAAGACCTTTTGCAAGGATAAAATGGCCAAGTATAAAATACCCCGCTATTTCCGCTTTGTAGACAATTTACCCAAAACATCATCCGGCAAGTTAATGCGCAAAGAATTGCAAAGTTGGATGGCCAAACAAAAACCTCCGGTTTAA